A window from Gottschalkiaceae bacterium SANA encodes these proteins:
- the gyrA_1 gene encoding DNA gyrase subunit A encodes MEENRIIPINIESEMKKSYLEYAMSVIVSRALPDVRDGLKPVHRRILYAMHELNLASDKPHRKSARIVGDVLGKYHPHGDTAVYFAMVRLAQEFSSRYMMVDGHGNFGSVDGDSAAAMRYTEARMAKITAEMLRDIEKETVDYRLNFDETLKEPTVMPSRFPNLLVNGSNGIAVGMATSIPPHNLTEVINGCITLIDDPEATIDMLMEDIQGPDFPTGAIVNGMEPIREAYRTGRGKVRVRSKSEIEEMHNGKHRIVVTEIPYQVNKARLIEKIADLVRDKKIDGITDLRDESDREGMRMVIELRRDANANIVLNNLYKHTQMEDTFSIIMLALVNNEPKVLTLKQMLQHYLRHQQDIVVRRTKFDLRKAEERAHILEGLRIAMDHIDEIVKLIRASNDRSEARQRLMERFGLSEIQAKAIVDMRLGQLTGLERDKIETEFAELQEKIKYYKEILASDEMVYNIVKEELIQIRDKFGDERRTKLQPSANDILLADMIEEKKVVVTLTHFGYIKRIAEDTYRAQRRGGKGMKALTTRDEDFVENILITSSHAELLFFTNTGRVYSKQAFYIPEATRTAKGTAVVNVLELDPGERVTNILAVYEPEETAGLIFATRKGIVKKTPLTNFTNIRRNGLRAVNLREDDELIDVKMTSGNSEVMLTTSKGKAIRFQEEQVREMGRTATGVKGIQLDSDDFLVSMNIVDNSEQTLLVLSEFGYGKRTKLDQYKPQNRGGKGLITYKVTDKTGRLIGAKLVTDEEDLMVISQEGIVIRLSCQEVSVIGRSTQGVRIMHVNETDQVVSIAKVAFEEPEDEEELQEIINEELNETEELTQTEDSDKE; translated from the coding sequence ATGGAAGAAAATCGTATTATACCGATTAATATAGAAAGCGAAATGAAGAAGTCCTATCTTGAATATGCCATGAGTGTCATTGTATCCCGTGCACTTCCGGATGTTCGAGACGGATTGAAACCTGTGCATCGTCGTATTTTGTATGCGATGCATGAACTGAATCTAGCAAGCGATAAACCACATCGAAAGTCCGCCAGGATTGTCGGTGACGTTTTGGGTAAGTACCACCCCCATGGCGATACGGCGGTATATTTTGCCATGGTTCGATTGGCTCAGGAGTTCTCGAGCCGTTACATGATGGTCGATGGTCATGGTAACTTTGGCTCCGTGGATGGAGACAGTGCGGCAGCTATGCGTTATACAGAAGCAAGGATGGCAAAAATTACAGCTGAGATGCTTCGGGATATTGAAAAAGAAACTGTAGATTATCGACTGAACTTTGATGAAACACTAAAAGAACCCACTGTTATGCCAAGTCGTTTTCCGAATTTATTGGTGAATGGTTCCAACGGTATTGCGGTTGGTATGGCGACAAGTATACCGCCTCACAACTTGACAGAAGTCATCAATGGATGCATTACCTTGATTGATGATCCGGAAGCAACCATTGACATGTTAATGGAAGATATTCAGGGACCAGATTTTCCAACGGGTGCCATTGTAAATGGAATGGAGCCGATTCGAGAAGCATATCGCACAGGTCGAGGTAAGGTTCGTGTACGATCAAAGTCTGAAATTGAAGAAATGCACAATGGAAAACATCGCATTGTCGTTACAGAGATTCCCTATCAAGTCAATAAGGCACGATTGATCGAGAAGATCGCAGACCTTGTTCGTGATAAAAAAATTGATGGAATTACAGATTTGCGCGATGAGTCGGATCGAGAAGGCATGCGTATGGTCATCGAATTGCGTCGGGATGCAAATGCGAATATTGTATTGAATAATTTGTATAAGCATACCCAGATGGAAGATACTTTCAGTATTATCATGTTGGCCTTGGTAAACAACGAGCCCAAGGTATTAACGCTGAAACAGATGCTACAGCATTATCTACGTCATCAACAAGACATTGTGGTTCGCCGCACGAAATTCGATCTTCGAAAAGCAGAAGAACGAGCGCACATATTAGAAGGTTTGCGTATTGCCATGGATCATATTGATGAAATCGTAAAATTGATTCGTGCGTCTAATGATCGTAGTGAAGCAAGACAGCGATTAATGGAACGATTCGGCTTATCTGAAATTCAAGCAAAAGCCATTGTAGATATGCGATTGGGTCAATTGACGGGCTTGGAACGAGATAAAATTGAAACTGAGTTTGCGGAATTGCAAGAGAAGATCAAGTATTATAAAGAAATTCTTGCAAGTGATGAGATGGTATATAACATCGTAAAAGAAGAGTTGATTCAAATTCGAGATAAGTTTGGTGATGAGCGACGAACCAAATTACAGCCATCAGCCAATGATATTTTATTAGCGGATATGATCGAAGAAAAAAAGGTTGTTGTTACCTTGACGCATTTTGGTTATATCAAGCGGATCGCTGAAGATACTTACCGCGCGCAGCGGCGGGGTGGTAAGGGAATGAAAGCTTTGACCACAAGGGATGAGGATTTTGTTGAAAATATCTTAATCACATCGAGTCATGCTGAATTGCTATTCTTCACCAATACAGGCCGTGTTTATTCCAAACAGGCTTTCTATATTCCAGAGGCAACTCGAACAGCAAAGGGGACAGCAGTAGTTAATGTTCTCGAGTTGGATCCTGGCGAACGTGTCACCAATATTCTGGCAGTTTATGAGCCTGAGGAGACAGCAGGATTGATTTTTGCTACAAGGAAGGGAATCGTCAAGAAAACGCCATTGACGAATTTTACGAATATTCGTAGAAATGGCCTGCGTGCTGTTAATCTTCGAGAGGATGACGAGTTGATTGATGTGAAGATGACTTCGGGTAATTCTGAAGTGATGTTAACAACATCAAAAGGAAAGGCGATTCGATTCCAAGAAGAGCAGGTGCGCGAAATGGGTCGTACGGCGACTGGAGTCAAGGGAATTCAACTGGATTCTGATGATTTCTTGGTTTCCATGAATATTGTAGACAATTCAGAGCAGACCCTTTTGGTCTTGAGTGAGTTTGGATATGGCAAACGAACAAAACTTGATCAGTACAAACCACAAAATCGTGGTGGAAAGGGATTGATCACCTATAAGGTAACGGATAAAACGGGTCGATTGATTGGGGCCAAGTTGGTAACCGACGAGGAAGACCTGATGGTTATCAGTCAGGAAGGCATTGTCATTCGCCTTTCTTGCCAAGAGGTATCTGTGATTGGTCGAAGTACCCAGGGGGTTCGCATCATGCACGTTAATGAAACGGATCAAGTGGTTTCGATTGCCAAGGTTGCTTTTGAGGAGCCAGAGGACGAAGAAGAGTTACAAGAAATTATCAATGAAGAGTTGAATGAAACAGAAGAGTTGACGCAAACGGAAGATTCTGATAAAGAATAA
- a CDS encoding LD-carboxypeptidase → MKGNLRVKKGDAIGIFSPSSPITATSPKRFHRAKQFLENEGFEIIEGNLTGKQDGYRSGSIQERAEELNTLIRDPKVRCIMSTIGGMNSNSLLPYIDYEAFRQDPKIVIGYSDVTAILLAIYAKTGITTYYGPALVASFGEYPPFVEASFRYFEEAVMGQVNGIRTLTMPETWAEEYIPWETQDRSKQAQANRWITVQAGIATGRLIGGNLNTMQGIWGTEYMPEIKKGDILLIEDSLKSAATIERGFSLLKISGVLDRVGGILLGKHELFDDLGTGRKPYQILMEVLGKRKIPILADFDCCHTHPMITVPIGAEIELDVTSQKVTILSD, encoded by the coding sequence ATGAAAGGAAATTTGCGAGTAAAAAAAGGAGATGCGATTGGTATTTTTTCGCCATCGTCACCCATTACGGCAACTTCTCCTAAGCGCTTTCATCGGGCAAAGCAATTTCTTGAAAATGAAGGGTTTGAAATTATAGAGGGAAATTTGACTGGAAAACAGGATGGCTATCGTTCCGGCTCGATTCAAGAGAGGGCAGAAGAGTTAAATACATTGATTCGTGATCCAAAGGTGCGGTGCATCATGTCGACAATTGGGGGCATGAATTCTAATTCATTATTGCCATATATTGATTATGAAGCTTTTCGACAGGATCCAAAGATTGTGATTGGATATTCGGATGTGACGGCAATTCTATTGGCAATCTATGCAAAGACAGGGATCACGACCTATTATGGTCCGGCGCTAGTCGCTTCCTTTGGTGAGTATCCGCCCTTTGTTGAGGCTAGCTTTCGATATTTTGAGGAAGCCGTTATGGGGCAAGTCAATGGCATTCGAACCTTGACAATGCCTGAGACGTGGGCTGAAGAGTATATTCCTTGGGAGACCCAGGATAGAAGTAAGCAAGCACAAGCCAACCGATGGATCACGGTGCAAGCAGGAATTGCGACTGGCCGATTGATCGGTGGGAACCTCAATACCATGCAGGGAATTTGGGGAACTGAGTATATGCCGGAGATCAAAAAAGGCGATATTTTACTGATTGAGGATTCATTGAAATCAGCAGCAACCATAGAACGTGGGTTTTCCTTGTTAAAAATCAGTGGGGTGCTAGATCGTGTGGGCGGTATTCTTTTAGGAAAACATGAACTCTTTGACGATTTGGGGACAGGCAGGAAGCCTTACCAGATTTTGATGGAAGTGTTAGGCAAGCGAAAGATTCCGATTTTGGCAGATTTTGATTGCTGCCATACCCATCCCATGATAACCGTGCCCATTGGTGCGGAGATAGAATTGGATGTAACGAGTCAAAAGGTGACGATCCTTTCGGATTAA
- a CDS encoding chromate transporter, translating to MSLAALFKAFFQIGLFSFGGGMAAIPLIQEGIVVKHGWLTMTQFTDLITIAEMTPGPIAVNSATFVGMQLYGLPGAIIATAGCILPSCIIVSLLAYVYSKYSELFWIKGALSGLRPAVVALIASAGFTIFLLAIFGESKIFSGFKNINLLNLLLFSAGFLALRKWKFSPIHTMILCGLFGGIVYSIF from the coding sequence ATGAGTTTAGCAGCACTCTTTAAGGCTTTTTTCCAGATTGGACTTTTCAGTTTCGGTGGCGGCATGGCCGCAATTCCCCTCATTCAAGAGGGAATCGTTGTAAAACACGGCTGGTTGACCATGACCCAATTTACCGATTTGATCACAATCGCTGAAATGACACCCGGCCCAATCGCTGTAAATTCAGCAACCTTTGTAGGCATGCAACTATACGGATTACCCGGTGCGATAATCGCTACCGCGGGCTGTATCTTGCCTTCCTGCATCATCGTTTCACTTCTGGCTTATGTATATTCAAAGTATAGCGAACTTTTTTGGATTAAAGGAGCACTAAGCGGACTACGGCCTGCCGTCGTTGCATTAATCGCCTCGGCAGGATTTACAATTTTCCTGTTGGCTATCTTTGGAGAATCAAAAATTTTCTCTGGATTTAAAAATATAAACCTTCTCAACTTGTTACTCTTTTCAGCCGGCTTCTTGGCTTTACGCAAGTGGAAATTCAGCCCGATCCACACCATGATCTTGTGCGGACTTTTTGGTGGCATAGTCTACAGCATATTTTAA
- the bldG gene encoding anti-sigma factor antagonist BldG: MNLQIEVRTAEEFIQVVPIGEIDVYSAPAFKEELFSVIQNTKKNLVIDGEKLDYIDSTGLGVLIGGLKRMREKGLSITITGLNPNIHKLFTITALDKPFNIKGA, translated from the coding sequence ATGAATTTACAAATTGAAGTGAGAACTGCTGAAGAGTTTATTCAAGTTGTACCGATTGGGGAAATCGATGTGTATTCTGCACCAGCATTTAAGGAAGAGTTGTTTTCTGTGATACAAAACACGAAGAAGAACCTCGTGATTGATGGAGAAAAGCTGGATTATATTGATTCAACAGGACTCGGTGTTTTAATTGGCGGACTGAAAAGGATGAGAGAAAAGGGCCTGAGTATTACCATTACGGGCTTAAATCCAAACATCCATAAGTTATTCACCATTACTGCTTTGGATAAGCCGTTTAACATCAAGGGGGCATAA
- a CDS encoding SigB/SigF/SigG family RNA polymerase sigma factor encodes MVRAKDRPNYRKNKEIIQNLFREYAVSRDPVVRDELIRRNLYIAEILAKKYANKGIEYEDIYQVASLGLIYAIDRYDLTKGFEFSSFATPTIIGEIKKYFRDKGWSIRVPRRIQELSKKINNAKLDLGQKLHRPPTVQDISDYLGVSEESILEAMEASNVYNLHSLESSFDSDSEDKDLNLSLFLGEDDRNFQRFENQDFLLRAMEKLTEIEKTILKERYIQQKTQVRIAEDLGMSQMTVSRLEKRIIAKFRKELMRTEN; translated from the coding sequence ATGGTTAGAGCAAAGGATCGTCCGAATTATCGCAAGAATAAGGAAATAATTCAGAACTTGTTTCGAGAATATGCCGTATCTAGGGATCCGGTAGTTCGCGATGAATTAATTCGTCGAAATCTTTATATTGCGGAAATTCTTGCCAAGAAGTATGCAAACAAAGGGATCGAGTACGAAGATATCTATCAAGTCGCTTCGTTGGGATTGATCTATGCGATTGATCGGTATGATCTGACTAAGGGATTTGAATTTTCTAGTTTTGCGACCCCAACAATTATTGGAGAGATTAAAAAGTATTTCCGAGATAAGGGATGGTCGATTCGAGTTCCGAGAAGGATTCAAGAATTGTCGAAGAAGATCAACAATGCGAAACTAGACTTGGGACAAAAGCTGCATCGGCCGCCAACGGTTCAAGATATTTCTGACTATCTTGGTGTTTCAGAAGAAAGTATATTGGAAGCGATGGAAGCAAGCAATGTTTATAATCTTCATTCCTTGGAATCAAGCTTTGATTCGGATAGTGAAGATAAGGATTTAAATTTATCCTTATTTTTGGGAGAAGATGATCGGAACTTCCAACGATTTGAAAACCAAGACTTCTTATTGAGGGCAATGGAAAAATTAACAGAGATTGAGAAAACGATCCTGAAGGAGCGATACATTCAACAAAAGACTCAGGTTCGTATTGCGGAAGACTTAGGTATGTCTCAAATGACTGTTTCTAGATTAGAAAAGAGAATTATCGCGAAATTCCGCAAAGAATTGATGCGAACAGAAAATTAA
- the gyrB_1 gene encoding DNA topoisomerase (ATP-hydrolyzing) subunit B, producing the protein MAEQQYGAAQIQVLEGLDPVRKRPGMYIGSTGPRGLHHLVYEIVDNSIDEALAGRCDRIMLTINADNSITVIDNGIGIPTELHPKTGISTVETVLTVLHAGGKFDNDAYKVSGGLHGVGLSVVNALSKTLEVTVKRDGDIYFQRYHRGIPEDKLKVIGQTEETGTSISFWPDEEIFESTVYEYDTLEHRLREMAFLNRGLFISITDQRDEEPKTQEFHYEGGIKSFVDYINDDKTPLHELKIYTEGIESGISIEVAMQFTTEYKENVYTFVNNINTHEGGSHLVGFRTAITRAVNDYARTKNFLKEADKNLAGDDIREGLTAVLSVKHPDPQFEGQTKTKLGNSEVRGITDSIVSQGISNFLEENPREAKVIVEKSLQALRAREAARKARDLTRRKNVLENTSLPGKLADCSERDMTKTEVYLVEGDSAGGSAKQGRDRRIQAILPLKGKIMNVEKARLDKILASEEIRAMITAFGCGIGAEFNLERLRYGKVVIMTDADVDGAHIRTLILTFLYRYMRPLIEEGHVFIAQPPLYKVKKGKMERYAYSDKELATIIREEMGGTGYSIQRYKGLGEMNPEQLWSTTMNPENRILLKVDLENAALADQVFSRLMGDKVEPRREFISKNAKYVQNLDI; encoded by the coding sequence ATGGCAGAGCAACAATATGGTGCCGCACAAATTCAAGTATTGGAAGGATTAGATCCAGTACGAAAAAGACCAGGGATGTATATCGGAAGCACGGGTCCTCGTGGACTTCATCATTTGGTTTACGAGATTGTAGACAATTCCATTGATGAAGCCTTAGCGGGTAGATGTGACCGCATTATGCTGACAATCAATGCTGATAATTCCATTACGGTTATTGACAATGGAATTGGAATTCCAACGGAATTGCATCCAAAGACAGGAATTTCGACGGTGGAAACCGTATTGACGGTGCTACATGCCGGCGGAAAATTCGATAATGACGCCTATAAGGTTTCTGGAGGATTGCACGGTGTTGGTCTTTCAGTTGTCAACGCTCTTTCAAAAACATTGGAAGTGACGGTAAAACGAGATGGAGATATCTATTTTCAGCGATATCATCGAGGAATTCCCGAAGATAAATTAAAGGTGATTGGACAGACCGAGGAAACAGGAACCTCGATTAGTTTTTGGCCGGATGAAGAAATCTTTGAATCAACAGTGTATGAGTATGATACCTTGGAACATCGACTTCGAGAAATGGCATTTCTGAATCGCGGACTTTTTATCAGCATTACCGATCAGCGCGATGAAGAACCAAAAACACAGGAATTTCATTATGAGGGCGGTATTAAATCGTTTGTGGATTATATCAATGATGATAAAACGCCTCTTCATGAATTAAAAATTTATACTGAGGGAATTGAATCGGGTATTTCCATTGAAGTAGCCATGCAATTTACAACGGAGTATAAAGAAAATGTCTATACCTTCGTTAATAATATCAATACCCATGAAGGCGGAAGTCATTTAGTGGGATTTAGGACGGCGATCACACGGGCGGTCAATGATTATGCGCGGACAAAGAATTTTTTAAAGGAAGCGGATAAGAACTTGGCGGGTGATGATATCCGAGAAGGATTGACGGCCGTTTTATCAGTAAAACATCCAGATCCTCAATTTGAGGGCCAGACGAAAACCAAGCTGGGAAACAGTGAAGTTCGTGGAATTACTGATTCTATTGTGTCACAAGGGATTAGTAATTTTCTGGAAGAAAATCCTAGAGAAGCCAAAGTAATTGTTGAAAAATCCTTGCAAGCCCTTCGGGCGCGGGAAGCAGCAAGAAAAGCCAGAGATTTGACTCGAAGGAAGAATGTATTGGAAAATACCAGTCTACCGGGAAAATTGGCAGATTGTTCCGAACGAGATATGACTAAAACAGAAGTATACCTAGTGGAAGGGGACTCTGCGGGGGGCTCGGCAAAACAAGGGCGCGATCGTAGAATTCAAGCCATTCTTCCATTAAAGGGAAAGATCATGAATGTCGAGAAGGCACGATTGGACAAGATTTTGGCTTCAGAGGAGATCAGAGCCATGATTACCGCCTTTGGATGCGGGATCGGTGCTGAATTTAATCTTGAGCGTTTGCGATATGGCAAGGTTGTTATCATGACCGATGCCGACGTGGATGGCGCCCACATTCGGACATTGATCTTAACCTTCTTATATCGATATATGAGACCACTAATTGAAGAGGGGCATGTGTTTATCGCTCAGCCGCCGCTTTATAAAGTGAAAAAAGGAAAAATGGAGAGATATGCCTATTCCGACAAGGAATTGGCAACCATTATTCGAGAAGAAATGGGTGGAACGGGGTATTCGATTCAACGCTACAAAGGTTTGGGTGAGATGAATCCTGAACAATTGTGGTCAACGACCATGAATCCAGAAAATCGAATTCTCTTAAAAGTCGATTTGGAAAATGCGGCACTTGCGGATCAAGTCTTCTCACGTTTGATGGGAGATAAGGTTGAACCAAGACGAGAATTTATCAGTAAAAACGCAAAATATGTACAGAACTTGGATATCTAA
- a CDS encoding chromate transporter has product MKKLFKLFTSTFYLSAFTFGGGYVIISLMKKKFVDELHWMEEEEMLNYTAIAQSAPGAVAVNGSILVGFRIAGFPGALAAIFGTILPPLIIISVLFFFYEAFRSNPLVGAVLMGMQAGVAAVIADVVTNLASTIIKKKDYISSIIMVLAFAATYSFGINVMAIIGVCAVIGIIREARLILKKEASHEFSSTL; this is encoded by the coding sequence ATGAAAAAACTTTTTAAGCTATTTACATCCACCTTCTATCTTAGTGCATTTACCTTTGGCGGAGGATATGTCATCATCTCCTTAATGAAAAAGAAATTCGTAGATGAATTGCACTGGATGGAAGAAGAAGAAATGCTAAACTACACAGCAATCGCCCAATCGGCTCCAGGTGCCGTTGCTGTAAACGGCTCTATTCTTGTGGGCTTTCGAATCGCCGGTTTTCCCGGTGCACTTGCGGCCATCTTTGGTACAATCCTTCCACCGCTCATCATTATTTCAGTACTCTTCTTTTTTTATGAAGCCTTTCGCAGCAACCCCCTAGTCGGTGCCGTTCTAATGGGCATGCAGGCAGGTGTTGCCGCTGTGATCGCTGATGTTGTTACCAACTTAGCAAGTACAATCATAAAAAAGAAAGACTATATTTCCTCGATAATCATGGTCCTGGCTTTTGCTGCCACCTATTCTTTCGGCATAAATGTTATGGCCATCATCGGAGTGTGCGCAGTGATTGGAATCATCAGAGAAGCACGTCTTATCCTAAAAAAGGAGGCCTCTCATGAGTTTAGCAGCACTCTTTAA
- a CDS encoding selenium metabolism-associated LysR family transcriptional regulator, whose amino-acid sequence MNIRAMKIFIEVCDCGSMTRAAENLYMAQPAVSRAIAELEAYYDTKFFERISRRLEITEAGKVYYSDSINILGLIDRLDLHMKNIDNVGTIRVGTSITIGTKLLPDIISRFAKVYPEIKVKAVIENSYTIEEMVLNNKLDLGIIEGSTHFDHIFYEDFRPDYMSFICSQSHKFANKKIDSEELNGCDFLLREEGSAGREQFEYLRTNGNLNVNTLWQSASTKAIISGVQKNIGISLLPRLLVEDSIASGEVSEFVVKNVEIKRYFKVTYHKNKFFTPALKYLKDRVIMGK is encoded by the coding sequence GTGAATATACGCGCAATGAAAATTTTTATTGAAGTATGTGACTGCGGGAGTATGACGAGAGCAGCGGAAAACTTGTATATGGCTCAACCAGCTGTTAGTCGAGCTATAGCTGAGCTTGAGGCATATTATGATACAAAATTTTTTGAACGGATTTCAAGAAGACTTGAAATTACAGAAGCGGGTAAGGTGTATTATTCAGATTCTATTAATATACTGGGTTTGATTGATCGCCTCGATCTGCATATGAAAAATATAGACAATGTGGGCACCATTCGGGTAGGCACGAGTATAACGATAGGCACTAAGCTGTTACCTGACATTATTTCGCGGTTTGCAAAAGTATATCCGGAAATAAAAGTAAAAGCCGTTATTGAGAATTCCTATACCATTGAAGAGATGGTTCTAAATAACAAGCTCGACTTGGGAATCATTGAAGGAAGTACGCACTTTGATCATATATTCTATGAGGATTTTCGACCCGATTATATGAGTTTTATATGCTCTCAGAGCCATAAATTTGCAAACAAAAAAATCGATTCTGAAGAGCTGAATGGTTGTGACTTTCTTTTGCGAGAAGAGGGAAGCGCAGGGCGGGAACAATTTGAGTATTTAAGGACGAATGGTAATCTAAATGTGAATACCCTATGGCAGAGTGCGAGTACAAAGGCAATTATTAGTGGTGTGCAAAAGAACATCGGGATTTCATTATTGCCAAGACTTCTTGTGGAAGACAGTATCGCAAGTGGGGAAGTCTCGGAATTCGTGGTAAAGAATGTAGAAATTAAGCGATACTTTAAGGTAACCTATCATAAAAACAAATTTTTCACTCCTGCACTGAAATACCTAAAAGATCGTGTTATTATGGGTAAATAG
- the recF gene encoding DNA replication/repair protein RecF has product MRIRKIHLIHYRNYRLLRCELGNTINIFYGENAQGKTNLLEAIHYLSYGKSFRKAKDRDLIAFDQPESYIGLELERGNGHHLLEAKLVKDGSKKVRIDRLPVDRIKELNELLYVIAFIPEDLRLVKGSPKDRREFIDRELSKLKPVYAKKMQQYERVLKQRNMLLKMVSYDPDKEKILSVYTLQLIGLGSQIIKTRQEFLAQWEGYAKDLHGKISDHLEELAMEYESGVHGQSLESIQEDFEKRLEDMKAEERTKGTSLIGPHRDDLIFLINGKDARIYASQGQQRTVALSVKLAEIHLVEEIFNEKPVLLLDDVLSELDAKRRQFLIETFRSFQTIITTADDTVMKSISHLNPTVFHIQSGSVIREESI; this is encoded by the coding sequence GTGAGAATTCGGAAGATTCATTTGATTCATTATCGAAATTATCGTCTGCTTCGATGTGAATTAGGAAACACAATAAATATTTTTTACGGGGAAAACGCCCAAGGAAAAACGAATCTTTTGGAAGCCATTCATTATCTCTCGTATGGAAAATCATTTCGCAAAGCCAAGGATCGTGATTTAATCGCCTTTGACCAGCCTGAAAGCTATATTGGGCTGGAATTGGAACGGGGGAACGGTCATCATTTGCTGGAAGCCAAACTGGTGAAAGATGGGTCCAAAAAGGTAAGAATTGATCGTTTGCCGGTTGACCGGATTAAAGAGTTGAATGAACTCTTGTATGTAATTGCTTTTATTCCAGAGGATTTACGATTGGTCAAGGGATCTCCAAAGGATCGCCGAGAATTTATTGATAGAGAGCTTTCTAAGTTGAAACCGGTTTACGCGAAAAAAATGCAGCAGTATGAACGGGTTTTAAAACAAAGAAATATGCTTCTTAAAATGGTAAGCTATGATCCTGATAAGGAGAAGATCCTTTCTGTATATACGCTGCAATTGATTGGCTTAGGAAGTCAAATTATAAAAACGCGTCAAGAATTTTTGGCGCAATGGGAAGGCTATGCGAAAGATCTGCACGGCAAGATATCGGATCATTTAGAAGAATTGGCGATGGAATACGAGTCGGGTGTCCATGGTCAATCGTTAGAATCAATCCAAGAAGATTTTGAAAAGCGATTAGAAGATATGAAGGCTGAAGAACGTACAAAGGGAACAAGTTTGATTGGCCCTCATCGCGACGATTTGATTTTCTTGATCAATGGAAAAGATGCCCGAATTTATGCATCGCAAGGACAGCAGCGTACGGTTGCCTTGTCGGTAAAATTGGCTGAAATCCATTTGGTAGAAGAAATTTTTAATGAGAAGCCGGTTTTACTTCTCGATGATGTACTTTCCGAGTTGGATGCGAAAAGACGTCAATTTTTAATTGAAACCTTTCGATCCTTCCAAACGATTATAACAACTGCCGATGATACGGTAATGAAGAGTATTTCTCATCTGAATCCAACTGTTTTTCATATTCAAAGTGGCAGTGTGATCAGGGAGGAGTCCATATGA